One genomic window of Candidatus Didemnitutus sp. includes the following:
- a CDS encoding transglutaminase family protein — translation MAIHVALHHRTSYRYDRLVGLGPQTIRLRPAPHCRTRVLSYSLKLTPAEGHFLNWQQDAFSNYLARVVYPEKVTEFAVEVDLVAEMSVYNPFDFFLEPSAEKFPFSYEPAIAADLAPYLRKGELTPRLAALVGALDLQPQRTIDFLVGLNQRLWRELKYVIRLEPGVQSPEETLEKASGSCRDSGWLLVNLLRHCGLAARFVSGYLIQLKADQKSLDGPSGAEQDFTDLHAWCEVYLPGAGWIGLDPTSGLLAGEGHLPLACSPEPSSAAAISGGVDECEVEFDFAMSVQRIYESPRVTLPYTDAQWQRIETLGHAIDADLAAQDVRLTMGGEPTFVSLDDPDGPEWNFTAVSPKKRLLSGELIKRLRRQFAPGALLHYGQGKWYPGEPLPRWALAAYWRKDGVPIWRDDSLIADESKNYGHGAPEAKELARRLARTLGVNPDHLIAGYEDAFYYTWKERRLPSNVTPEKTNLKDKQERERIARIFQEDLGSIVGYALPLKRTTVDGRAGWMSGAWFLRDDETLWLLPGDSPMGLRLPLDSIPWTAEKDYPWSWQQDPSGPLGALPKEFPYRARAGASASAATAGELARQRFLLGGDAPSLAGHGPGQRAQRLDAPPELDPTRRPATGESAPWIIRTALCVQPRDGRLHVFMPPVNTTEDYLDLVAGIESTVAAMGVPVIIEGEAPPKDPRLHKLAVTPDPGVIEVNLHPSKTWDELVERTTVLYDEARQTRLGTEKFMLDGRHTGTGGGNHIILGGETPGDSPILRRPDLLRSLVSYWQNHPSLSWLFSGLFIGPTSQAPRIDEARHDSLRELDVAFREMDRQLAQGHCPPWLVDRLFRNLLIDPTGNTHRAEFSIDKLFSPDGSAGRLGLLEMRAFEMPPHARMSLAQHLLLRGLVAKFWREPYRNGLVRWGTDIHDRWMLPHHCQTDFADVMRDLQASGYGFEDDWFAPHFEFRFPRIGDFAVRDLHVELRTALEPWHVLGEEPGGGGTVRYVDSSLERLQVKVHGLTGDRFVVTANGHRVPLHPTGTNGEGVGGVRYRAWQPPQCLQPTIGVHTPLVFDVVDTWNARSLGGCTYHVAHQGGRNYVTFPVNSYEAESRRLARFFAHGHTPGRVSAKLPSAGKPESPHTLDLRDP, via the coding sequence ATGGCCATTCATGTCGCCCTCCACCATCGCACGAGCTACCGCTATGACCGCCTCGTCGGTCTCGGTCCGCAGACCATCCGCTTGCGGCCGGCGCCGCATTGCCGCACGCGCGTCCTCAGTTACTCGCTGAAGCTCACGCCGGCCGAGGGGCATTTCCTGAACTGGCAACAGGACGCCTTCAGCAACTACCTCGCGCGCGTCGTCTATCCGGAAAAGGTCACCGAGTTTGCCGTCGAGGTCGATCTTGTCGCCGAGATGTCCGTCTACAACCCGTTCGACTTCTTCCTCGAACCGTCGGCCGAGAAATTTCCTTTCTCCTACGAACCCGCCATCGCTGCCGACCTCGCACCCTATTTGCGCAAAGGCGAGCTCACGCCGCGGCTCGCGGCCCTCGTCGGCGCGCTCGACCTGCAGCCGCAGCGCACGATCGATTTTCTCGTCGGACTGAACCAGCGCCTCTGGCGCGAGCTCAAATACGTCATCCGCCTTGAGCCCGGCGTCCAGTCACCCGAGGAGACCCTCGAGAAAGCTTCCGGCTCCTGTCGCGACTCCGGCTGGCTGCTCGTCAACCTCCTCCGGCACTGCGGCCTCGCGGCGCGCTTCGTGTCGGGCTATCTCATCCAGCTCAAGGCCGACCAGAAGTCGCTCGATGGCCCGTCCGGCGCGGAGCAGGACTTCACCGATCTCCACGCGTGGTGCGAAGTCTATCTGCCCGGCGCCGGCTGGATCGGACTCGACCCGACCTCCGGCCTGCTCGCCGGTGAAGGGCATCTGCCGCTCGCCTGCTCGCCCGAGCCCTCGAGCGCGGCCGCGATCAGCGGCGGCGTGGACGAATGCGAGGTGGAATTCGACTTCGCGATGTCGGTCCAACGCATCTACGAGTCGCCGCGCGTCACGCTGCCCTACACGGACGCGCAGTGGCAGCGCATCGAGACGCTCGGCCACGCGATCGACGCCGACCTCGCCGCGCAGGACGTCCGCCTCACGATGGGCGGCGAGCCGACGTTCGTCTCGCTCGACGACCCCGACGGCCCCGAGTGGAACTTCACCGCCGTCTCTCCGAAAAAGCGTCTCCTTTCCGGCGAGCTCATCAAGCGCCTCCGTCGCCAATTCGCCCCCGGCGCGCTCCTCCATTACGGTCAGGGCAAATGGTATCCCGGCGAGCCGCTCCCGCGCTGGGCGCTCGCGGCGTATTGGCGCAAGGACGGCGTCCCCATTTGGCGCGACGACTCGCTGATCGCCGACGAATCGAAAAACTACGGCCACGGCGCGCCCGAGGCCAAGGAGCTTGCGCGGCGCCTCGCCCGCACTCTCGGCGTGAATCCCGACCACCTCATCGCCGGCTATGAGGACGCCTTCTACTACACGTGGAAGGAGCGCCGCCTGCCATCGAACGTCACCCCGGAGAAAACCAACCTGAAGGACAAGCAGGAGCGCGAACGCATCGCGCGGATTTTCCAGGAAGACCTCGGCTCCATCGTCGGCTACGCGCTGCCGTTGAAACGCACCACTGTCGACGGCCGCGCCGGCTGGATGTCCGGCGCGTGGTTCCTGCGCGACGACGAGACGCTGTGGCTGCTGCCCGGCGATTCGCCGATGGGCCTGCGCCTGCCGCTCGACTCGATCCCGTGGACCGCGGAAAAAGATTACCCGTGGTCGTGGCAACAGGACCCGTCCGGTCCGCTCGGCGCGTTGCCGAAGGAATTCCCTTATCGCGCCCGCGCCGGAGCTTCGGCTTCCGCGGCCACGGCCGGCGAACTCGCGCGCCAGCGCTTCCTCCTTGGCGGCGACGCGCCGTCACTCGCCGGTCACGGCCCCGGCCAGCGCGCGCAACGTCTCGACGCCCCGCCCGAACTCGATCCCACGCGCCGCCCCGCGACCGGCGAGAGCGCGCCGTGGATCATTCGCACCGCGCTCTGCGTGCAACCGCGCGACGGCCGCCTCCACGTCTTCATGCCGCCGGTGAACACGACCGAGGATTACCTCGACCTCGTCGCCGGCATCGAGTCCACCGTCGCCGCGATGGGCGTGCCCGTGATCATCGAAGGCGAGGCTCCGCCCAAGGATCCGCGCCTCCACAAACTCGCCGTCACGCCCGACCCCGGCGTGATCGAGGTCAACCTCCACCCGAGCAAGACCTGGGACGAACTCGTCGAGCGCACCACCGTGCTCTACGACGAGGCGCGCCAGACGCGGCTGGGCACCGAGAAGTTCATGCTCGACGGCCGCCACACCGGCACCGGCGGCGGCAATCACATCATCCTCGGCGGCGAGACGCCCGGCGACTCACCGATCCTGCGCCGCCCGGATTTGCTGCGCTCGCTCGTCAGCTACTGGCAAAACCACCCGTCGCTATCCTGGTTGTTCTCCGGCCTCTTCATCGGCCCGACCTCGCAGGCGCCGCGCATCGACGAGGCGCGCCACGACTCGCTGCGCGAGCTCGACGTCGCTTTCCGCGAAATGGACCGCCAGCTCGCGCAAGGTCATTGCCCGCCGTGGCTCGTCGATCGCCTCTTCCGCAATCTTCTCATCGATCCGACCGGCAACACGCACCGCGCGGAGTTCAGCATCGACAAACTCTTCTCGCCCGACGGCTCGGCGGGACGTCTCGGCCTGCTCGAGATGCGCGCCTTCGAGATGCCACCGCACGCCCGCATGAGCCTCGCGCAACACCTGCTGTTGCGCGGCCTCGTGGCGAAGTTCTGGCGCGAGCCCTACCGCAACGGCCTCGTGCGCTGGGGCACCGACATCCACGACCGCTGGATGCTGCCGCACCATTGCCAGACGGATTTTGCCGACGTCATGCGCGATTTGCAGGCGAGCGGCTACGGCTTCGAGGACGACTGGTTCGCGCCGCACTTCGAGTTTCGCTTCCCGCGCATCGGCGACTTCGCCGTGCGCGATCTCCACGTCGAACTGCGCACCGCGCTCGAGCCGTGGCACGTCCTCGGCGAGGAGCCCGGCGGCGGCGGCACCGTGCGCTACGTCGACAGCTCGCTCGAGCGCTTGCAGGTGAAAGTTCACGGCCTGACCGGTGATCGTTTCGTCGTCACCGCCAACGGTCATCGCGTGCCGCTGCATCCGACCGGCACGAACGGCGAGGGCGTCGGCGGCGTGCGTTACCGCGCATGGCAGCCGCCGCAATGCCTTCAACCCACCATCGGCGTGCACACGCCGCTCGTCTTCGACGTCGTCGACACCTGGAACGCGCGCTCGCTCGGCGGTTGCACGTATCACGTCGCGCATCAGGGCGGACGCAACTACGTGACGTTCCCCGTGAACTCCTACGAAGCCGAGAGCCGCCGCCTCGCGCGCTTCTTCGCCCACGGACATACGCCCGGCCGCGTGTCGGCCAAGCTGCCCTCCGCCGGCAAACCGGAATCGCCGCACACGCTGGACCTGCGCGACCCGTGA
- a CDS encoding alpha-E domain-containing protein has product MLSRVANSLYWMSRYIERADNTARLVDVNLQLLLDIRRLDDQTLAGLWMPIVQSTGDDQLFHQLHSGATGEDVTEFLVFETANPNSIVSSVNQARENARMVRDQLTVEFWEELNRLYLFLHSPAARRLWRSGPHEFFLEVKNSSLLLSGLANATVVRNEGWNFMQAGCFLERADKTSRILDVRHASVPARGKPGTVSQEDALGWSAVLRSCSAWDAYKALHGAEVQPAFIAEFLLLSDNFPRSVRFCVRALDAALRRISGVAGDRFSNDAEKLAGRLLAELSFSSAEDIFAVGLHTYIDQLQTRLNDIGAALFQTYIFQAFHTLEDYELRQQEEQQQQQRPRA; this is encoded by the coding sequence ATGCTCTCCCGCGTCGCCAATTCCCTCTACTGGATGAGTCGTTACATCGAACGCGCCGACAACACCGCGCGCCTTGTCGACGTCAATCTCCAGCTCCTCCTCGACATCCGCCGCCTCGACGACCAGACCCTCGCCGGCCTCTGGATGCCCATCGTCCAAAGCACCGGCGACGACCAGCTCTTCCACCAGCTCCACAGCGGCGCCACCGGCGAGGACGTCACCGAGTTCCTCGTTTTCGAGACCGCGAATCCCAACTCCATTGTCTCGTCCGTGAACCAGGCCCGCGAAAACGCCCGCATGGTGCGCGATCAGCTCACGGTCGAATTTTGGGAGGAACTCAATCGCCTCTATCTTTTTCTTCACTCGCCCGCCGCGCGCCGCCTCTGGCGCAGCGGACCGCACGAATTCTTCCTCGAGGTGAAGAACAGCTCGCTCCTCCTCAGCGGCCTCGCCAACGCCACCGTCGTCCGGAACGAAGGCTGGAATTTCATGCAAGCCGGCTGCTTCCTCGAGCGCGCCGACAAGACCTCGCGGATCCTCGACGTTCGCCACGCCTCGGTCCCGGCCCGCGGCAAACCCGGCACCGTCAGCCAGGAAGACGCCCTCGGCTGGTCCGCCGTCCTCCGCTCCTGCTCCGCGTGGGACGCCTACAAGGCTCTCCATGGCGCCGAGGTCCAGCCCGCCTTCATCGCGGAGTTCCTGCTTCTCTCCGACAACTTCCCCCGCTCCGTCCGCTTCTGCGTCCGCGCGCTCGATGCCGCGCTGCGCCGCATCTCCGGCGTCGCCGGCGATCGCTTCAGCAACGACGCCGAGAAACTCGCCGGCCGCCTCCTCGCCGAACTCAGCTTCAGTTCCGCCGAAGACATCTTCGCCGTCGGCCTCCACACCTACATCGATCAGCTCCAGACGCGCCTCAACGACATCGGCGCCGCGCTCTTCCAAACCTACATTTTCCAAGCTTTCCACACGCTCGAAGATTACGAGCTCCGCCAGCAGGAAGAACAACAGCAGCAACAACGCCCGCGCGCATGA
- a CDS encoding circularly permuted type 2 ATP-grasp protein, with the protein MVHPSSTATPPPSPTLFDGYVTDDFFDEMVASSGTVRPHYQRFARRFQGIDADTFNAKRRSVDLAFLRQGITFNVYGDAQGTERVFPFDLVPRIIPSDEWKHLEAGLIQRITALNLFLHDIYHEQRIIRDGTIPAHYVLSAKHFRREFVNTKVPRDIYIHICGTDLIRDDKGQYLVLEDNARCPSGVSYVLENRRALKRTFPDIYESCGVRPVDHYPAELLKLLRYVAPAGVAEPTVVLLTPGAYNSAYFEHTYLARQMGIEIVEGRDLIVRDQHVYMRTTKGLRPVHVIYRRIDDDFLDPTVFRRDSALGVPGLVNAYRAGTVSLANSIGTGVADDKVMYYFVPRIIKYYLDQEPLLPNVPTYLASEPKDRTYMVENLDKLVVKAANEAGGYGMLMGPKATQAERDEFRQKILADPRNYIAQPMISLSRHPTWVDDEGFGGRHIDLRPFILYGEKPVIIPGGLTRVALRKGSLVVNSSQGGGSKETWVLYGNE; encoded by the coding sequence ATGGTCCACCCCAGTTCGACCGCGACGCCACCGCCTTCCCCCACTCTTTTCGACGGCTACGTGACCGATGATTTCTTCGACGAAATGGTCGCCAGCAGCGGCACCGTCCGCCCGCATTACCAGCGTTTCGCCCGGCGTTTCCAGGGGATCGACGCGGACACCTTCAACGCGAAGCGCCGTTCCGTCGACCTGGCGTTCCTGCGGCAGGGCATCACGTTCAACGTCTATGGCGACGCGCAGGGCACCGAGCGCGTTTTCCCATTCGATCTCGTGCCGCGCATCATCCCCTCGGACGAGTGGAAGCACCTCGAAGCCGGCCTGATCCAGCGCATCACCGCGCTGAACCTTTTCCTCCACGACATCTACCACGAACAGCGCATCATCCGCGACGGCACGATCCCCGCCCACTACGTGCTCTCCGCGAAACATTTCCGCCGCGAGTTCGTGAACACCAAGGTTCCCCGCGACATCTACATCCACATCTGCGGCACCGACCTCATCCGCGACGACAAGGGCCAGTATCTCGTCCTCGAGGACAACGCCCGCTGCCCATCCGGCGTCAGCTACGTCCTCGAAAACCGTCGTGCACTGAAGCGCACCTTTCCGGACATCTACGAAAGCTGCGGCGTGCGCCCCGTCGACCACTACCCGGCCGAGCTGTTGAAGCTCCTCCGCTACGTCGCCCCCGCCGGCGTCGCCGAGCCGACCGTCGTGCTGCTGACGCCCGGCGCCTACAACTCCGCATATTTCGAACACACCTACCTCGCCCGCCAGATGGGCATCGAGATCGTCGAGGGCCGCGACCTCATCGTGCGCGACCAGCACGTCTACATGCGCACGACGAAGGGCCTGCGCCCGGTCCACGTCATCTACCGGCGCATCGACGACGACTTCCTCGACCCGACGGTCTTCCGCCGCGACTCCGCGCTCGGCGTGCCGGGCCTCGTGAACGCCTACCGCGCCGGCACCGTCTCGCTCGCCAACTCCATCGGCACCGGTGTCGCGGACGACAAGGTCATGTATTACTTCGTCCCGCGGATCATCAAATACTACCTCGACCAGGAGCCCCTACTCCCGAATGTCCCGACCTATCTCGCCAGCGAGCCGAAGGATCGCACCTACATGGTCGAAAACCTCGACAAGCTCGTGGTCAAAGCCGCCAACGAAGCCGGCGGCTACGGCATGCTCATGGGCCCGAAAGCCACGCAAGCCGAGCGCGACGAGTTCCGCCAAAAGATCCTCGCCGACCCGCGCAACTACATCGCGCAACCGATGATTTCCCTCTCCCGCCACCCGACGTGGGTCGACGACGAGGGCTTCGGCGGCCGGCACATCGACCTGCGCCCGTTCATCCTCTACGGCGAAAAACCCGTGATCATTCCCGGCGGCCTCACCCGCGTCGCGCTCCGGAAAGGCTCCCTCGTCGTCAACTCCTCGCAAGGCGGCGGCTCAAAGGAAACCTGGGTGCTCTACGGCAACGAATAG
- a CDS encoding transglutaminase family protein has protein sequence MKLHTLHRTRYAYATPVRESFNEARLRPASTDGQECRHFELHVAPDARSSHYFDFYSNCVHLFEIDAPHTELVVEATALVFTRDEPVLPPGAEPAPLARVDDCLLQDRCYDFLPDSTYVAITAETTALARAAAGGATDAWQAAQAIMRHIHAEFRYVPASTNVHTHMREVLKARHGVCQDFAHVMIGFCRALKIPARYVSGYLYNGPRDQLKGAQASHAWVEVFINGAGWCGLDPTNAQLAASNHVKVAVGRDHADVSPLKGTYRGTDRRTMTVEVLVTATDDALHAEPAAR, from the coding sequence ATGAAGCTCCACACGCTGCACCGCACGCGCTACGCCTACGCCACGCCCGTGCGGGAGAGCTTCAACGAAGCGCGCCTCCGCCCCGCGTCGACCGACGGACAGGAGTGCCGACACTTCGAACTCCACGTCGCGCCCGACGCCCGCTCGTCGCACTACTTCGACTTCTACTCGAACTGCGTGCACCTCTTCGAAATCGACGCACCGCACACCGAACTCGTCGTCGAAGCCACCGCGCTCGTCTTCACTCGCGATGAGCCTGTGCTGCCGCCCGGCGCCGAGCCCGCGCCGCTCGCCCGCGTCGACGACTGCCTGCTGCAGGACCGCTGCTACGATTTTCTTCCCGACTCTACCTACGTCGCCATCACCGCGGAAACGACCGCCCTCGCCCGCGCGGCCGCCGGCGGCGCCACCGACGCCTGGCAAGCCGCGCAAGCGATCATGCGCCACATCCACGCGGAGTTCCGCTACGTGCCGGCCTCGACCAACGTCCACACGCACATGCGCGAAGTGCTGAAGGCGCGCCACGGCGTCTGCCAGGATTTCGCGCACGTGATGATCGGCTTTTGCCGCGCCCTGAAAATACCCGCACGCTACGTCAGCGGTTACCTCTACAACGGGCCGCGCGATCAGCTCAAGGGCGCCCAAGCCAGCCACGCCTGGGTCGAAGTCTTCATCAACGGCGCCGGCTGGTGCGGCCTCGATCCCACCAATGCGCAACTCGCGGCGAGCAACCACGTGAAGGTCGCCGTCGGCCGCGACCACGCCGACGTCTCGCCGCTCAAAGGCACCTACCGCGGCACCGATCGGCGCACGATGACCGTCGAGGTTCTCGTCACCGCTACCGACGACGCCCTCCACGCCGAGCCCGCCGCGCGATAG